Below is a window of Candidatus Methylomirabilota bacterium DNA.
TGGCCAGGAGATCCTCCTCGACCGCGACTCGCACATCCTCAACTACGAGGGCGGGGGCGCCGCGGTCTTCGGAGGGCTGCAGACCATGCCCGTGGCGACCGAGCGCGGGTTCCTGACGGCCCGCCAGGTCCGCGAGAACGTCCGGCCGAGCAATATCCATATTCCGGTGACGGGGCTCGTGTGCCTCGAGAACACCCACAACCGCCACGGGGGCACCTGCTGCACTCCCGGGGAGATCGAGGAGGTGGCCGCGGCCGCCCACGCTCAGGGCGTGCCCGTGCACCTGGATGGCGCCCGCCTCTTCAATGCCGCGATCGCCCTGGGCCGCCCGGTGGCCGACTTCACCCGGCCCGTGGACTCCATCACCTTCTGCCTTTCAAAGGGCCTGGCCGCGCCCGTGGGCTCGCTCGTGTGCGGGTCCGGAGAGTTCATCGGGCGAGCCCGCCGGGTGCGCAAGATGCTGGGGGGCGGCATGCGCCAGGTGGGCATCCTGGCCGCCGCCGGTCTCGTCGCCCTCGACACCATGGTCGATCGGCTCGCCGAGGACCATGACCACGCCAAACGGCTAGCCCGGGGACTGGCAGAACTGCCCCGCCTTCAGCTTGACCCAGAGAAAGTCCAGACCAATATCGTGATCTTCCGCGTGGACCGGGAGGGCGGGGCCCAGGAGCTCTCCGCCGGCTGCCTGGCCCGCAAGGTCAAGATCCACCAGTTCGGACCGGGCGCCATCCGGTGCGTGACCCACAAGGACGTGGACCGGGAGGACATCGACCGCGCCCTCGACGCGTTCCGCGAGATCACCAAGCCCTGGTAACGGGAGCCCACACGATGGCCGAGCGCCTGCTGGACGTCAAAAACCTCAAGACCTATTTCTTCACCGACGAAGGCGTGGTGCGCGCCGTGGACGGTGTGGACCTCTTCATCGAGAAGGGCGAGACCCTGGGGATCGTCGGCGAGTCCGGCTGCGGCAAGTCCGTGACGGCGCTGAGCATCATGAAGCTGATCCCGCAGCCGCCCGGCAAGATCGTCGAGGGCGAGATCTTCTACAACGGCCGGAACCTCGTAGACATGCCGGCGAACCAGATGCGCAAGATCCGCGGCAAAGAGATCTCGATGATCTTCCAGGAGCCCATGACTTCGCTCAACCCCGTCTTCACCTGCGGCGAGCAGATCGCCGAGGCCTTGCGGCTCCACGAAGGGCTGGGCCGGCGGGCGGCCATGGACAAGACGGTCGACATGCTCAAGCTCGTGCACATTCCCAACGCCGAGCGGCG
It encodes the following:
- the ltaE gene encoding low-specificity L-threonine aldolase, which codes for MHDVVDLRSDTLTQPTPAMREAMAHAQVGDDVWEEDPTVQQLEAEAARRTGKEAALFVTSGTQGNLVSVLAQTRHGQEILLDRDSHILNYEGGGAAVFGGLQTMPVATERGFLTARQVRENVRPSNIHIPVTGLVCLENTHNRHGGTCCTPGEIEEVAAAAHAQGVPVHLDGARLFNAAIALGRPVADFTRPVDSITFCLSKGLAAPVGSLVCGSGEFIGRARRVRKMLGGGMRQVGILAAAGLVALDTMVDRLAEDHDHAKRLARGLAELPRLQLDPEKVQTNIVIFRVDREGGAQELSAGCLARKVKIHQFGPGAIRCVTHKDVDREDIDRALDAFREITKPW